One window of the Vannielia litorea genome contains the following:
- a CDS encoding amino acid ABC transporter ATP-binding protein, translated as MSDLATDREIDRSKMQVSDEVAIEINKMNKWYGTFHVLRDIDLTVYRGERIVIAGPSGSGKSTLIRCINRLEEHQEGQIIVDGTELTSDLKNIDKIRSEVGMCFQHFNLFPHLTILENCTLAPIWVRKVPKKEAEATAMHFLEKVKIPDQALKYPGQLSGGQQQRVAIARSLCMKPRIMLFDEPTSALDPEMIKEVLDTMIELAEEGMTMLCVTHEMGFARQVANRVIFMDAGQIVEQNEPEEFFNNPKSERTKLFLSQILGH; from the coding sequence ATGTCTGACCTTGCTACAGACCGCGAAATCGACCGCTCCAAGATGCAGGTGAGCGACGAGGTCGCCATCGAAATCAACAAGATGAACAAGTGGTATGGCACCTTCCACGTGCTGCGCGACATTGACCTGACGGTCTATCGCGGCGAGCGGATCGTAATCGCCGGGCCTTCGGGCTCGGGTAAATCCACTCTCATCCGGTGCATCAACCGGCTGGAAGAGCATCAGGAAGGGCAGATCATCGTCGACGGCACCGAGCTGACTTCGGACCTCAAGAACATCGACAAGATCCGCTCCGAAGTCGGCATGTGCTTTCAGCACTTCAACCTCTTTCCGCACCTCACCATCCTCGAAAACTGCACCCTCGCGCCCATCTGGGTCCGCAAGGTGCCGAAGAAAGAGGCCGAGGCCACGGCGATGCACTTCCTCGAGAAGGTGAAGATCCCCGATCAGGCGCTCAAGTATCCGGGCCAGCTCTCGGGCGGCCAGCAGCAGCGCGTGGCCATCGCCCGCTCGCTCTGCATGAAGCCCCGGATCATGCTCTTTGACGAGCCCACCTCGGCGCTCGACCCGGAGATGATCAAGGAGGTGCTCGACACCATGATCGAGCTGGCCGAAGAGGGCATGACCATGCTCTGCGTGACCCACGAGATGGGCTTCGCCCGCCAGGTCGCGAACCGCGTCATCTTCATGGATGCCGGCCAGATTGTGGAGCAGAACGAGCCCGAAGAGTTCTTCAACAACCCCAAGAGCGAGCGGACCAAGCTGTTCCTCAGCCAGATCCTCGGGCACTAA
- a CDS encoding amino acid ABC transporter permease produces the protein MSNLHADTVAFVRDTMLPQKEPPASTVGLLGWGKKNLFTGPFNTIVTILCTAFIAYVLWMLIPWFFSPTWNATSLGECREMLTAAGKVGEHGTSGACWGVIRERWIQLLFGFYPAELYWRPILAFVLLAPALAPVLFSDKVPSKLLIFSAIYPFLFPWLLWGGTIWSPICAALGFVILYAVVKYGSEAIGQLGAIIAAVVAAMVWWLFLSGYVQDGLASVIPLAIEPVASRDFGGMMLSITIGVVAIACSLPLGIVLALGRQSDLLIVKSLCVGFIEFIRGVPLITLLFVASTLLNIFLPPGTNFDIILRVIIMATLFSAAYMAEVIRGGLAALPKGQYEGADSLGLDYWQAQRLIIMPQALKISIPGIVSTFIGLFKDTTLVSVIGLLDPLGLSNSIRADQAWNGIVWELYMFIAALFFLFCFGMSRYSMYLERKLQTGHR, from the coding sequence ATGAGCAACCTGCACGCCGATACCGTCGCCTTCGTGCGCGATACCATGCTCCCGCAAAAGGAGCCGCCGGCCTCGACCGTCGGCCTCCTCGGCTGGGGCAAGAAGAACCTCTTCACCGGGCCGTTCAACACCATCGTCACTATCCTCTGCACGGCCTTCATCGCGTATGTGCTTTGGATGCTGATCCCGTGGTTCTTCTCGCCCACGTGGAATGCCACCTCGCTGGGCGAATGCCGCGAGATGCTCACAGCCGCTGGCAAAGTGGGCGAGCACGGCACCTCCGGTGCCTGCTGGGGCGTGATCCGCGAACGCTGGATCCAGCTGCTCTTCGGGTTCTACCCCGCCGAGCTCTACTGGCGCCCAATCCTCGCTTTCGTGCTGCTGGCACCCGCGCTGGCCCCGGTGCTGTTCTCCGACAAGGTGCCGAGCAAGCTGCTGATTTTCAGCGCGATCTACCCCTTCCTCTTTCCGTGGCTGCTCTGGGGCGGCACCATCTGGTCGCCGATCTGCGCCGCGCTGGGCTTCGTGATCCTATACGCCGTGGTCAAATACGGCTCCGAGGCAATCGGCCAACTGGGCGCGATCATCGCTGCCGTGGTCGCAGCAATGGTCTGGTGGCTCTTCCTGTCCGGCTATGTGCAGGACGGGCTGGCCTCGGTCATCCCGCTGGCCATCGAGCCGGTCGCCTCGCGCGACTTCGGTGGCATGATGCTCTCGATCACCATCGGCGTCGTCGCCATCGCCTGCTCGCTGCCACTTGGCATCGTTCTGGCGCTGGGCCGGCAATCCGACCTGCTGATCGTCAAGTCGCTCTGCGTCGGATTCATCGAGTTCATTCGCGGCGTGCCGCTGATCACCCTGCTCTTCGTGGCCTCGACCCTGCTGAACATTTTCCTTCCGCCGGGCACCAACTTCGACATCATCCTGCGGGTCATCATCATGGCCACGCTGTTCTCGGCCGCCTACATGGCCGAGGTGATCCGGGGTGGTCTCGCCGCCCTGCCGAAGGGCCAGTACGAGGGGGCCGACTCGCTCGGTCTGGATTACTGGCAGGCGCAGCGGCTGATCATCATGCCCCAGGCCCTGAAGATCTCGATCCCCGGGATCGTCTCCACCTTCATCGGGCTGTTCAAGGATACCACGCTGGTCTCGGTCATCGGCCTTCTGGACCCGCTGGGCCTCTCCAACTCGATCCGCGCCGACCAGGCCTGGAACGGCATCGTCTGGGAACTCTACATGTTCATCGCCGCGCTGTTCTTCCTCTTCTGCTTCGGCATGTCCCGCTATTCCATGTATCTGGAGCGCAAGCTTCAGACTGGCCACCGCTAA
- a CDS encoding ChrR family anti-sigma-E factor codes for MDKIEHHLTEPLIAAYAAGTLPEPFALVVATHISMCDDCRAAVEAHEAMGGAVLETSANVAVDDAVLEATLAGLDLPRNEAPAAVRNGCYPGPVMEALKGRAPRWRFGNAMVRQRILHAGPEGSVRLLHIPAGVAVPDHGHNGLELTLVLSGSFSDETGRFGPGDVEVADDSLEHTPVADAGAPCICLAATDAPLRFSGWMPRVAQRFLRI; via the coding sequence ATGGACAAGATTGAGCATCACCTGACGGAGCCGCTGATCGCGGCCTATGCGGCGGGCACCCTGCCCGAGCCGTTTGCGCTGGTAGTGGCCACACATATCTCGATGTGCGACGACTGCCGCGCGGCGGTGGAGGCCCATGAAGCGATGGGTGGCGCAGTGCTGGAAACCAGCGCCAATGTGGCGGTGGACGACGCGGTGCTGGAGGCCACCCTTGCGGGGCTGGATCTTCCGCGCAATGAGGCGCCTGCGGCTGTGCGCAACGGCTGCTACCCCGGCCCGGTGATGGAGGCCCTGAAGGGCCGCGCGCCGCGCTGGCGGTTTGGCAATGCGATGGTGCGGCAGCGGATCTTGCACGCGGGGCCAGAAGGCTCGGTGCGGCTGCTGCACATTCCGGCGGGCGTGGCGGTGCCGGACCACGGGCACAATGGGCTGGAGCTGACGCTGGTGCTCTCGGGCAGCTTCTCGGACGAGACGGGGCGGTTTGGCCCCGGTGATGTGGAAGTGGCCGATGATAGCCTCGAGCATACGCCGGTGGCTGACGCGGGCGCGCCCTGCATCTGCCTTGCCGCCACCGATGCGCCGCTGCGGTTTTCCGGCTGGATGCCGCGGGTGGCTCAGAGGTTCCTGCGGATTTGA
- a CDS encoding WD40/YVTN/BNR-like repeat-containing protein produces MVKVLLGTTKGAFILDGGANRMGWKVSGPHCDGWCINHAIGDPASGTIWAGGGNAFTGAGVWRSEDGGESWQLTRLTKGEMDDWAENDPDTAAFFGITGEPLPFESDFQQIWSLNHAHGTLHAGTKPAQLLASSDKGASFSRIEGLTNHPSADSWNPGAAGLVLHTIVSHPEDAKRAWVGISAAGVFATEDGGATWERRNRLSNAEACEGHQHPAAPRDGDVGHCVHNMMRAPGGGDLLYQQNHHGVWRSTDGGRSWDDITSGLPSTFGFPIRVHPADPQTLWTLPLNGDSQGRFPPDAACAVWRSRDGGQSWQAMREGLPQEGCFFTVLRQAMAGDTEERAGVYFGTNSGSVFASTDEGDTWQEIARHLPTILSVETL; encoded by the coding sequence ATGGTCAAAGTTCTGCTCGGCACCACCAAAGGCGCGTTTATTCTCGACGGCGGCGCAAACCGGATGGGGTGGAAGGTCTCCGGCCCGCATTGTGACGGCTGGTGCATCAACCACGCCATTGGCGACCCGGCCAGCGGCACCATCTGGGCCGGGGGCGGCAACGCCTTCACCGGTGCGGGCGTCTGGCGCTCGGAGGATGGCGGCGAGAGCTGGCAGCTCACCCGCCTGACCAAGGGCGAAATGGATGATTGGGCCGAAAACGACCCCGACACCGCCGCCTTCTTCGGCATCACCGGCGAGCCGTTGCCCTTCGAGAGCGACTTCCAGCAAATCTGGAGCCTGAACCACGCCCACGGCACGCTCCACGCCGGCACCAAGCCTGCGCAACTGCTTGCCAGCAGCGACAAGGGCGCGAGCTTCTCCCGCATCGAGGGCCTCACCAACCACCCTTCCGCCGACAGCTGGAACCCCGGCGCCGCAGGCCTCGTGCTGCACACCATCGTCAGCCACCCGGAAGACGCCAAGCGCGCATGGGTCGGCATCTCCGCCGCCGGGGTCTTTGCCACCGAGGATGGTGGGGCCACTTGGGAGCGGCGCAACCGCCTCTCCAACGCCGAGGCCTGCGAGGGCCATCAGCACCCCGCAGCGCCGCGCGACGGCGACGTGGGCCACTGCGTTCACAACATGATGCGCGCGCCCGGTGGCGGCGATCTGCTTTACCAGCAAAACCACCACGGCGTCTGGCGCTCAACGGATGGCGGGCGTAGCTGGGATGATATCACCTCCGGCCTCCCCTCCACCTTCGGCTTCCCGATACGCGTGCATCCGGCCGACCCGCAAACGCTCTGGACGCTGCCGCTCAACGGCGACAGCCAGGGCCGCTTCCCGCCCGATGCCGCCTGCGCCGTCTGGCGCTCGCGCGATGGTGGGCAAAGCTGGCAGGCGATGCGGGAGGGGCTGCCGCAGGAGGGCTGTTTCTTCACCGTGTTGCGGCAGGCGATGGCGGGCGATACCGAAGAGCGGGCCGGTGTCTACTTCGGCACCAACAGCGGCTCGGTCTTTGCCTCCACCGACGAGGGCGACACATGGCAGGAGATCGCCCGCCACCTGCCCACCATTCTTTCGGTCGAAACCCTCTAG
- a CDS encoding amino acid ABC transporter permease has protein sequence MATVTDPPKAEFRLSMLIYDTRYRSMTIQVVALIGFLLLVGFLISNTVQNLATSGKTVGFGFLTEPAGYDINQVLIEYNNQNSHLRAAFVGLLNTLLVAVLGCITATVIGVIIGVLRLSPNWLIARLTTVYVEMFRNVPVLLWIVFAMAILIETLPAPRAFRGDDPEATMKIFDTVAITNRGVYVPEPLFSRSLGDIHLFGTSSMNFDISLDLLLIIAVVVASIFGVRAIKRNADATQEKTGKRPTTWYLTLGTLVVPLLVVLVALGFHLGYPELKGFNFQGGTYLRNSLIALWLALSLYTAAFIAENVRAGILAISAGQTEAAGALGLRPNRIMRLVVLPQALRVIIPPLISQYLNLTKNSSLAIAVGYMDITGTLMGITLNQTGKELETLLLGMLIYLIISLSISALMNWYNNRVKLVER, from the coding sequence ATGGCAACTGTCACGGATCCGCCGAAGGCCGAATTCCGGCTTTCCATGCTCATCTACGACACCCGCTACCGGTCGATGACGATTCAGGTGGTGGCACTGATCGGGTTCCTGCTGCTTGTCGGCTTCCTGATCAGCAACACGGTGCAGAACCTTGCCACCAGCGGCAAGACAGTGGGCTTCGGCTTTCTCACCGAGCCTGCGGGATACGACATCAACCAGGTCCTGATCGAATACAACAACCAAAACAGCCACCTCCGCGCCGCCTTCGTCGGCCTGCTGAACACGTTGCTGGTCGCGGTTCTGGGCTGCATCACCGCCACGGTGATCGGGGTGATCATCGGTGTGCTCCGGCTCTCGCCCAACTGGCTGATCGCCCGGCTCACCACGGTTTACGTCGAGATGTTCCGCAACGTGCCGGTGCTGCTCTGGATCGTCTTCGCCATGGCGATCCTGATCGAAACGCTGCCCGCGCCCCGCGCCTTCCGCGGCGACGATCCAGAAGCGACGATGAAGATCTTCGACACCGTCGCTATCACCAACCGCGGCGTCTACGTGCCCGAGCCGCTTTTCTCGCGCTCGCTGGGTGACATTCACCTCTTCGGCACCAGCTCAATGAACTTCGATATCAGCCTCGACCTGCTGCTGATCATCGCCGTCGTGGTGGCCTCGATCTTCGGCGTCCGCGCGATCAAGCGCAACGCCGATGCCACGCAGGAGAAGACCGGCAAGCGCCCCACCACATGGTATCTGACCCTCGGCACCCTCGTGGTGCCGCTGCTCGTGGTGCTGGTCGCGCTCGGCTTCCACCTCGGCTACCCGGAGCTGAAGGGCTTCAACTTCCAGGGCGGCACCTACCTGCGGAACTCGCTCATCGCCCTCTGGCTGGCGCTTTCGCTCTACACCGCGGCCTTCATCGCCGAGAACGTGCGGGCCGGCATCCTCGCCATTTCCGCAGGCCAGACCGAGGCCGCCGGTGCGCTGGGCCTGCGCCCAAACCGCATCATGCGGCTGGTGGTGCTGCCGCAGGCGCTGCGGGTCATCATCCCGCCGCTGATCTCGCAGTATCTGAACCTGACCAAGAACAGCTCGCTGGCCATCGCCGTGGGCTACATGGACATCACCGGCACGCTGATGGGGATCACCCTCAACCAGACCGGCAAGGAGCTCGAAACGCTCCTGCTGGGCATGCTGATCTACCTCATCATCTCGCTGAGCATCTCGGCGCTGATGAACTGGTACAACAACCGCGTCAAACTGGTGGAGAGGTAA